The Kitasatospora sp. NBC_00374 genome has a segment encoding these proteins:
- a CDS encoding tyrosine-type recombinase/integrase — protein sequence MSDRTQLIPMGVHLSTDIEHRPDRQPSRRYRARVRWTDPNGDGRKSLSSSVATEEEAKAWIARMERAAGRGITPHTLTMTLAEYGDENWDLAMRGLETTTLDPYTAGWKLRVVPTLGHIPVTNITNGITDRALHSWIADELSISSVKNSLAPLVRIMEQAVRDGLIDFNPSRMTGWQRLYKKAEDELDDPRSLALKDWDALEELANAIVERSHNHYRGWGDIVRFAACTAARIGEVSGVRVKDINRFDWTWDLCRQTTTAPGGLIDKGTKGKRRRTVPIIEEIRDLVNWRMNVVGNDPMARLFTGPRGGRITTAILRDATHWDEVVVSLGYEYLRRHDLRHTGLTWLADAGVPIHVLQKIAGHGHITTTQRYLHPDRSAIKQASQTLSAHLALDRVATTDRASADTSTGPERTAQASVRHLRLVQ from the coding sequence TTGTCCGACCGCACCCAGCTCATCCCCATGGGTGTCCACCTCTCCACCGACATCGAGCACCGCCCCGACAGGCAGCCATCCCGCCGGTACCGCGCCCGCGTGCGCTGGACTGATCCAAACGGTGATGGCCGCAAGTCGCTCTCCTCCTCCGTTGCCACGGAGGAGGAGGCCAAAGCCTGGATCGCCCGTATGGAGCGAGCTGCAGGACGCGGCATCACACCTCACACGCTCACCATGACTCTCGCCGAATACGGCGATGAGAACTGGGACTTGGCCATGCGCGGCCTCGAAACCACCACCCTCGACCCCTACACCGCAGGCTGGAAACTCCGAGTCGTCCCAACCCTCGGCCACATACCTGTCACCAACATCACCAACGGCATTACCGACCGGGCACTCCACTCCTGGATCGCCGACGAGCTCAGCATCTCCTCCGTCAAGAACAGCCTCGCCCCACTCGTCCGCATCATGGAGCAAGCCGTCCGCGACGGCCTCATCGACTTCAACCCCTCACGCATGACCGGCTGGCAACGCCTCTACAAGAAAGCCGAAGACGAACTCGACGACCCCCGCTCCCTCGCCCTCAAGGACTGGGACGCCCTCGAAGAACTCGCCAACGCCATCGTCGAACGCTCACACAACCACTACCGCGGCTGGGGCGACATCGTCCGCTTCGCCGCCTGCACAGCCGCCCGCATCGGCGAAGTCTCCGGCGTCCGCGTCAAAGACATCAACCGCTTCGACTGGACCTGGGACCTCTGCCGACAAACCACCACCGCACCCGGCGGCCTCATCGACAAAGGCACCAAAGGCAAACGCCGCCGCACCGTACCCATCATCGAAGAGATCCGCGACCTCGTGAACTGGCGCATGAACGTGGTCGGCAACGACCCCATGGCCCGCCTCTTTACCGGCCCACGAGGAGGACGCATCACCACAGCCATCCTCCGCGACGCCACCCACTGGGACGAAGTCGTCGTCAGTCTCGGCTACGAATACCTACGCCGCCACGACCTCCGGCACACCGGCCTCACCTGGCTGGCCGACGCCGGCGTTCCAATCCACGTCCTTCAGAAGATCGCAGGACACGGCCACATCACCACCACCCAGCGGTACCTCCACCCAGACAGGAGCGCCATCAAGCAGGCCAGCCAAACCCTCAGTGCTCATCTGGCATTGGACCGCGTCGCAACCACTGACCGTGCATCTGCCGACACCAGCACGGGGCCGGAGCGAACCGCTCAAGCCTCGGTCCGTCACCTGCGGCTGGTCCAGTAA
- a CDS encoding helix-turn-helix transcriptional regulator, translated as MPAPLHIPASTRPSGPLPDSAGNTTHGADPATEFDLLHSGWYSTEELATLLTVDPSTLRRWRSATPPQGPPFVQIAPRLYLYSIPDTQVWLAQRRTVPPKAA; from the coding sequence ATGCCTGCCCCGCTCCACATCCCCGCCAGCACTCGGCCCTCTGGGCCGCTCCCGGACTCCGCAGGCAACACCACACACGGGGCAGATCCTGCAACGGAGTTCGACCTCCTACACAGCGGCTGGTACTCGACCGAGGAACTGGCGACCCTGCTGACCGTCGATCCCTCGACCCTGCGGCGCTGGCGCTCCGCCACTCCCCCGCAGGGGCCGCCATTCGTGCAGATCGCACCCCGGCTGTACCTCTACAGCATCCCCGACACCCAGGTGTGGCTCGCCCAGAGGCGCACCGTCCCACCCAAGGCAGCCTGA
- a CDS encoding helix-turn-helix domain-containing protein — MTTTDDTPVLPDPRVQPTMTVPEAGRLLGLQKAASYNAARRGDIPTISVGRRLLVPTAKLRALLGIDAAATTDAAA; from the coding sequence ATGACGACGACAGACGACACTCCCGTCCTGCCCGACCCGCGGGTTCAGCCGACCATGACGGTGCCGGAGGCCGGCCGACTCCTCGGCCTTCAGAAGGCCGCGAGCTACAACGCGGCCCGGCGCGGCGACATCCCGACGATCTCGGTCGGCCGGCGGCTCCTCGTTCCCACCGCCAAGCTGCGCGCCCTGCTCGGCATCGACGCGGCGGCCACCACGGACGCGGCGGCCTGA